A stretch of Flavobacterium sp. N2270 DNA encodes these proteins:
- a CDS encoding DegT/DnrJ/EryC1/StrS family aminotransferase, with protein MIKFLDLKKVNQTFESAFKQKMEQFLEGGWYILGKEVKLFEESFAQYCGAKHCIGVGNGLDALVLILKANIHLGKIQKGDEVIVPSNTYIATILAVLEADLVPVLVEPRLETYNLNPDLIEAKITSKTKAILPVHLYGQLCEMEAINKIAQKNNLLIIEDAAQSHGSKFNNQQSAINNLKSASAYSFYPGKNLGALGDAGAITTNDDELAEVLFSLRNYGSKVKYENELIGVNSRLDELQAAFLNVKLPELDKENQIRREIAKRYLTEIKNEKIILPFWDYSEIHVFHLFVIRTKNRNDLKEYLLKNGIETMIHYPIPPHKQKALKDWNVLSYPISEKIHDEVLSIPLNGTLTEAEINKIIATLNNY; from the coding sequence ATGATAAAATTCCTAGATTTAAAAAAAGTAAACCAAACTTTTGAGAGCGCTTTCAAACAAAAAATGGAACAATTTTTAGAAGGTGGATGGTATATTTTAGGAAAGGAAGTAAAGCTTTTTGAAGAAAGTTTTGCGCAATATTGTGGAGCAAAACACTGCATTGGTGTTGGTAATGGTTTAGATGCTTTGGTTTTAATTTTAAAAGCCAATATTCATTTAGGGAAAATACAAAAAGGAGATGAAGTAATAGTTCCTTCAAATACTTATATAGCGACTATTTTAGCAGTTCTTGAGGCTGATTTAGTTCCGGTTTTGGTTGAACCAAGATTAGAAACATATAATTTAAATCCGGATTTAATTGAGGCTAAAATTACCTCTAAAACTAAAGCCATTTTACCGGTTCATTTATACGGTCAATTGTGTGAAATGGAGGCTATTAACAAAATTGCTCAAAAAAATAATTTGTTGATTATTGAAGATGCAGCTCAATCACACGGTTCTAAATTCAACAATCAACAATCAGCAATCAACAATCTTAAATCAGCGTCAGCATATAGCTTTTATCCAGGAAAAAATTTAGGTGCTCTTGGCGATGCTGGTGCCATTACCACAAATGATGATGAATTGGCTGAGGTTTTATTTTCACTTCGAAATTATGGCTCTAAAGTAAAATATGAAAATGAATTAATTGGAGTTAATTCTCGTTTAGACGAATTGCAAGCTGCTTTTTTAAATGTAAAATTACCAGAACTTGATAAAGAAAATCAAATTCGTAGAGAAATTGCAAAACGCTATTTAACTGAAATAAAAAACGAAAAAATAATTCTTCCTTTTTGGGACTATTCAGAGATTCATGTTTTTCATTTGTTTGTCATTCGAACAAAAAACAGAAATGATTTAAAAGAATATTTACTTAAAAACGGAATTGAAACAATGATTCACTATCCAATTCCACCACACAAACAAAAAGCGTTAAAAGATTGGAATGTTTTGTCTTATCCTATCTCAGAGAAAATTCATGATGAGGTTTTAAGTATTCCTTTAAACGGAACTTTGACGGAAGCAGAAATCAATAAAATCATTGCCACTTTAAATAACTACTAA
- a CDS encoding GNAT family N-acetyltransferase, whose amino-acid sequence MNNYRVHRYQSSHYKDWNTFVANAKNATFLFHRDFMEYHKDRFDDYSLLIFDVKDKLVAVLPAHKVENILHSHQGLTYGGLVLNAKVILSDVILIVKTILEFLNKNLISKLHLKIIPSIYNSFPSDEMEYVSFLLDAKLNRRDALAVLEISNQVPVSRVRKRGIEKGKSNGLLVKEENDFTSFWNELLIPNLKERYNANPVHSLTEISYLKSKFPNQIKQYNVYQVDKIVGGVTVFVTDNVIHPQYISGNKAFNNELGGLDFLYHHLINVVYKNEKYFDFGISNEEHGRKLNVSLHYWKESFGARTIVQNFYEIETKNHSLLDTVLI is encoded by the coding sequence TTGAATAACTATAGAGTTCATCGATATCAGTCAAGTCATTATAAGGATTGGAATACATTTGTAGCAAACGCAAAGAATGCAACATTTTTATTTCATAGAGACTTTATGGAATATCATAAAGATAGATTTGATGACTATTCATTGCTTATTTTTGATGTTAAAGATAAATTGGTTGCTGTTTTACCTGCGCATAAAGTTGAAAATATTTTACATTCTCATCAAGGATTAACTTATGGAGGACTAGTATTGAATGCGAAAGTGATTTTGTCAGATGTAATTTTAATTGTTAAAACGATTTTAGAGTTTTTGAACAAAAATCTTATAAGTAAGTTGCACTTAAAAATTATTCCATCCATTTACAATAGTTTTCCATCTGATGAAATGGAATATGTTAGTTTCCTTTTGGATGCAAAACTAAATAGGAGAGATGCATTAGCTGTTTTAGAAATTTCAAATCAAGTTCCTGTTTCAAGAGTTCGAAAAAGAGGAATCGAAAAAGGAAAGTCAAATGGTTTATTAGTTAAAGAAGAGAATGATTTTACTTCATTTTGGAACGAACTATTGATTCCTAATTTAAAAGAGCGATATAATGCAAATCCTGTTCATTCTTTAACTGAAATTTCTTATTTAAAGTCAAAATTTCCTAATCAAATTAAACAATATAATGTTTATCAAGTTGATAAAATAGTTGGTGGAGTTACAGTTTTTGTAACTGATAATGTGATTCATCCTCAATATATTTCGGGAAATAAAGCGTTCAATAACGAGCTTGGAGGATTAGACTTTTTGTATCATCATTTAATTAACGTAGTCTATAAAAATGAGAAATATTTCGACTTTGGAATTTCAAATGAAGAACATGGAAGAAAACTAAACGTAAGTTTACATTATTGGAAAGAAAGTTTTGGAGCAAGAACAATTGTTCAAAATTTCTATGAAATTGAAACTAAAAACCATTCACTTTTAGACACTGTTTTAATATGA
- a CDS encoding gliding motility-associated C-terminal domain-containing protein, with protein MIKKITLILFLFCLLIPVSFFAQDISLYTQINGRYDFTFVGNTLNTNENSFMSSPTILTSSSADLNLASTDVIERAYLYWAGCGTGDFNVQLNGIDITPDRTFSIIQASSGWPHFSAFKDITAQVQATGNGTYTLSDLDLTAEIPQYFQNRTNFGGWAIIVVYQNDALPLNQLNIYDGMQAVPDRIDISLNSLNVIDNFDAKIGFLAWEGDVGIANNESLTINGSVLSNPPLNPSNNAFNSTNSVTGSNSLFNMDLDIYTIQNNIQIGDTTADISLTSDQDYVMINAIVTKLNSQLPDATIVLNNYISECNTGYIELDYTVYNVNSTDFLPANTPITFYTQNTLLGTFYTQNDIPIGGNENNTIILNIPNAISSPFTLTAVVDDNGTRSGIVTELVETNNEFETVIELKLPPTFNYLEDLLSCNLGLTKGIFDFSNYEELVKNDQSHIVTFHESYNDAFLNNNEIFNTTNFEAITTPKEIFVRIENEFCYSLTSFNLRTRNCPPEVFNAVSANNDGLNDSFYIEGLRDIFVNFKLEIYNRWGKHIWTGDNSMPDWDGKVKKSVGPDDAPDGTYYYILYLNDPDYNEPLTGYLYLTR; from the coding sequence ATGATAAAAAAAATTACTCTTATCCTTTTTTTATTTTGCCTACTAATTCCTGTCTCGTTTTTTGCACAGGATATTTCATTATATACACAAATTAACGGACGTTATGATTTTACATTTGTTGGTAATACTTTAAATACCAATGAAAATTCGTTTATGTCTTCACCTACAATTCTTACAAGTTCTTCCGCAGATTTAAATTTAGCTTCAACTGATGTTATTGAACGAGCTTATTTATACTGGGCAGGTTGTGGAACCGGAGATTTTAATGTACAATTAAATGGAATTGATATAACTCCTGATAGGACGTTTTCAATTATTCAAGCTAGTTCTGGTTGGCCACATTTTAGTGCATTTAAAGATATTACTGCTCAAGTACAAGCCACAGGAAATGGAACTTACACACTTTCTGATTTAGATTTAACAGCTGAAATTCCTCAATATTTTCAAAACAGAACTAATTTTGGAGGTTGGGCAATTATTGTGGTTTATCAAAACGATGCTTTACCCTTAAATCAATTGAATATTTACGATGGAATGCAAGCTGTTCCTGATAGAATTGATATTTCGCTAAACAGCTTAAACGTTATTGATAATTTTGATGCTAAAATTGGTTTCTTAGCTTGGGAAGGCGATGTTGGAATTGCGAATAATGAGTCACTAACCATTAACGGAAGTGTATTAAGTAACCCTCCGCTAAACCCAAGTAACAATGCTTTTAACAGTACTAATAGTGTAACAGGTTCAAACTCTTTATTCAACATGGATTTAGACATTTATACTATTCAAAATAACATTCAAATTGGTGACACAACTGCCGATATTTCATTAACTTCAGATCAAGATTATGTAATGATTAATGCAATTGTAACTAAACTAAACAGTCAATTACCCGATGCTACAATTGTTTTAAATAATTACATTTCAGAATGTAATACAGGTTATATAGAACTAGACTATACTGTTTATAACGTTAATAGTACTGATTTTTTACCTGCTAATACACCAATTACTTTTTATACTCAAAACACATTACTAGGCACTTTTTATACTCAAAACGACATACCAATTGGCGGAAATGAAAACAATACTATTATATTAAATATTCCTAATGCTATTTCAAGCCCTTTTACACTTACTGCTGTTGTAGACGATAATGGAACAAGATCAGGAATTGTTACTGAACTTGTAGAAACAAATAATGAATTTGAAACCGTTATTGAATTAAAATTACCACCTACTTTTAATTATTTAGAAGATTTGTTATCATGTAACTTAGGTTTAACCAAAGGAATATTTGATTTTTCAAATTATGAAGAATTGGTTAAGAACGACCAATCTCATATTGTAACTTTTCATGAAAGTTATAACGATGCCTTTTTAAATAATAATGAAATTTTCAATACTACTAATTTTGAAGCTATCACTACTCCAAAAGAAATTTTTGTGAGAATTGAAAATGAATTTTGTTATAGCTTAACTTCTTTTAATCTAAGAACAAGAAACTGTCCGCCAGAAGTATTTAATGCAGTTTCTGCAAACAATGACGGATTAAATGATAGTTTCTATATTGAAGGCTTACGCGATATTTTTGTTAATTTTAAATTAGAAATATACAACCGCTGGGGAAAACACATTTGGACTGGTGATAACAGCATGCCTGATTGGGATGGAAAAGTTAAAAAATCAGTTGGACCAGATGATGCTCCTGATGGAACTTACTACTATATTCTTTACCTAAATGATCCAGATTATAATGAACCCTTAACTGGTTATTTATACCTTACGAGATAA
- a CDS encoding amidohydrolase family protein has product MKFYKILLLLCFSIGLQAQDYFPKNDGVKQSFKNYTAITNATIYVSSTNKIEKATLLIKENKIVDVGTNVSIPKNTAIIDATGKTIYPSFIDLFSEFGIQKPNQRPSGNFTPQYDSSREGYYWNDHVKPEYNAFENTNYDSKTAETLRNVGFGTVLSHHNDGIIAGTGFLWTLNDNLDNATRILNTKVSQHFTFKRSKYTRQSYPSSLMGGMALIRQVYHDADWYSKGLSTTKDLSLESFNANKNLVQIFEANDKLSSLRVAKIGKEFGINYLIKGSGNEFERIEEIKKTGATYIIPLDFPDAYDVSDPYLAQQVSVSDMKFWNQAPFNLKVLADNNINFVLTASDNKKPEDFLSNLRKAVLYGFPKEKAIAALTETPAKLIKQSNLIGSLGKGKLANFIITSKDIFEDDATIHENWVQGNRSVITKMDTDDIRGKYDLVFNNETFELNIDGELEKINGKISKDSINYGTKLSFNEPWLTIVVRTKDTLKTEYLRFTGTKMNNILQGKVVLENGKETAWTATKKEIVKEDKKEDKKEDSVVPEMVAITYPNLPFGNTEKPKQQTILVKNTTVWTGEKEGHLTKTDVLIENGKIAKIGKNLSAKNALEIDGTNKHLTAGIIDEHSHIAISNGVNEGGQNSSAEVTIEDVVNSDDINIYRNLSGGVTSANLLHGSANPIGGRAAFIKLKWGYAPDEMIMKDAPKYIKFALGENVKQSNWGDYARNRFPQSRMGVEQVYEDYFTRALEYEREWKEYKSKKGKNKVMPRFDIEMEVLGEILNKKRFITCHSYVQSEINMLMKVADKYGFKIQTFTHILEGYKLADKMAEHGVAGSTFADWWAYKFEVNDAIPYNAALMNSQGVLVSINSDDAEMSRRLNQEAAKAVKYGDVSEETAWNFVTLNPAKILQVDDKVGSIKVGKHADVVLWTDNPLSIYAKAEKTIIEGAIFYDLNKEQENLNTIQKERSELINAMLEAKNKGLKTQAPVKKEIKHYHCDTMEEYK; this is encoded by the coding sequence ATGAAATTTTACAAAATCCTGCTCTTACTTTGTTTTAGTATTGGTTTACAAGCACAAGATTATTTTCCAAAAAATGATGGTGTAAAACAAAGTTTTAAGAATTATACCGCAATTACAAATGCTACGATTTATGTTTCTTCAACAAATAAAATAGAGAAAGCAACTTTATTAATTAAGGAAAATAAAATTGTTGATGTGGGTACAAATGTTAGTATTCCAAAAAATACAGCAATAATTGATGCAACCGGAAAAACAATATATCCTTCATTTATTGATCTATTTAGTGAATTTGGAATTCAAAAACCAAATCAAAGACCAAGTGGAAACTTTACTCCACAATACGATTCTTCAAGAGAAGGCTATTATTGGAACGATCATGTAAAACCAGAGTACAATGCCTTTGAAAATACAAACTACGATTCAAAAACTGCTGAAACATTAAGAAATGTAGGTTTTGGAACCGTTTTAAGTCATCATAACGATGGAATTATTGCAGGTACAGGATTTCTTTGGACTCTTAACGATAATTTAGATAATGCAACTCGTATTTTAAACACTAAAGTTTCTCAACATTTTACGTTTAAACGCAGTAAGTATACAAGACAATCTTATCCATCTTCATTAATGGGTGGAATGGCATTAATAAGACAAGTATATCATGATGCTGATTGGTATAGCAAAGGACTTTCTACTACTAAAGATTTGTCGTTAGAAAGTTTTAATGCTAATAAAAATTTAGTTCAAATTTTTGAAGCCAATGATAAACTTTCAAGTTTAAGAGTTGCTAAAATTGGTAAAGAATTTGGAATAAACTATCTTATTAAAGGTAGTGGAAATGAATTCGAACGAATTGAAGAAATTAAAAAAACAGGCGCAACTTATATAATTCCATTAGATTTTCCAGATGCTTATGATGTTTCTGATCCATACTTAGCCCAACAAGTAAGTGTTAGTGACATGAAATTTTGGAACCAAGCACCATTCAACTTAAAAGTATTAGCAGATAACAACATTAATTTTGTTTTAACTGCTTCAGATAATAAAAAACCAGAAGATTTTCTTTCCAACTTAAGAAAAGCTGTCTTATATGGTTTTCCAAAAGAAAAAGCAATTGCAGCTTTAACAGAAACTCCAGCAAAACTAATTAAGCAATCCAACTTAATTGGAAGTTTAGGAAAAGGAAAACTGGCTAATTTCATTATTACTTCAAAAGATATTTTTGAAGATGATGCTACCATTCATGAAAACTGGGTACAAGGAAATCGTTCAGTTATTACTAAAATGGATACTGATGATATAAGAGGAAAATACGATTTGGTTTTCAATAATGAAACTTTCGAATTAAATATCGATGGCGAATTAGAAAAAATAAACGGAAAAATTTCTAAAGACAGTATTAACTACGGAACCAAATTATCGTTCAATGAACCTTGGTTAACAATTGTTGTTCGAACAAAAGACACTTTAAAAACAGAATATCTTCGTTTTACAGGAACAAAAATGAATAATATTTTACAAGGAAAAGTAGTTTTAGAAAACGGAAAAGAAACTGCTTGGACAGCAACTAAAAAAGAAATAGTTAAAGAAGATAAAAAAGAAGATAAAAAAGAAGACAGTGTAGTGCCAGAAATGGTTGCAATTACCTATCCAAATTTACCTTTTGGGAACACCGAGAAACCAAAACAACAAACTATTTTAGTAAAAAACACTACAGTTTGGACAGGTGAAAAAGAAGGTCATTTAACCAAAACAGATGTTTTAATTGAAAACGGAAAAATTGCTAAAATCGGAAAGAATCTTTCTGCTAAAAACGCACTTGAAATTGATGGAACAAACAAACATTTAACTGCCGGAATTATTGACGAACATTCACACATTGCCATTTCTAACGGAGTTAATGAAGGTGGCCAAAATTCATCAGCTGAAGTTACTATTGAAGATGTTGTAAATTCAGATGATATTAATATATATAGAAATCTTTCTGGTGGAGTTACTTCTGCAAATTTATTACATGGTTCAGCAAACCCTATTGGTGGTCGTGCAGCATTCATCAAATTAAAATGGGGTTATGCACCAGATGAAATGATTATGAAAGATGCTCCAAAATACATCAAATTTGCTCTTGGAGAAAACGTAAAACAATCCAATTGGGGAGATTATGCAAGAAATCGTTTTCCTCAATCACGTATGGGAGTTGAGCAAGTGTATGAGGATTACTTCACAAGAGCTTTAGAATACGAAAGAGAATGGAAAGAATACAAATCAAAAAAGGGTAAAAACAAAGTTATGCCTCGTTTTGATATTGAAATGGAAGTTTTAGGAGAAATTTTAAATAAGAAAAGGTTTATTACTTGTCACTCTTATGTTCAATCTGAAATTAACATGTTGATGAAAGTTGCTGATAAGTACGGATTCAAAATTCAAACATTCACTCATATTTTAGAAGGTTATAAACTAGCAGATAAAATGGCAGAACACGGTGTTGCCGGTTCTACATTTGCAGATTGGTGGGCCTATAAATTTGAAGTAAATGATGCCATTCCATATAATGCTGCCCTAATGAACAGTCAAGGGGTTTTGGTTTCTATCAATTCAGACGATGCTGAAATGTCAAGAAGGTTAAATCAAGAAGCCGCTAAAGCTGTAAAATATGGAGATGTTTCTGAAGAAACCGCATGGAACTTTGTAACTCTAAATCCAGCTAAAATTTTACAAGTTGATGATAAAGTTGGAAGTATTAAAGTAGGTAAACACGCTGATGTGGTATTATGGACAGACAATCCACTTTCAATTTACGCTAAAGCTGAGAAGACAATTATTGAAGGAGCAATATTTTATGATTTGAATAAAGAACAAGAAAATTTAAACACCATTCAAAAAGAAAGAAGCGAATTAATTAATGCCATGTTAGAAGCCAAAAATAAAGGTTTAAAAACACAAGCACCTGTTAAAAAAGAAATCAAACATTACCATTGTGATACAATGGAAGAGTACAAATAA
- a CDS encoding amidohydrolase family protein codes for MKKYILLLLMSCLAFAQQTPASKQTKSILIMGGKAHLGNGEVIENSLISIIDGKIGAIGDARVMKPMKHDVIIDASGKHIYPGFIAPNATLGLVEIDAVRASDDESEMGEFNPHIRSLIAYNTESILVETMRPNGVLLAQITPRGGRISGTSSVVQLDAWNWEDAVIKKDGGIHLYWPRSYSRSGWWAEPGNIEPNKKYDDQLKEVQEFYDNASAYLKSSNSKRDIPYEAMKGIISGEKTLFVHANGEKEIIDAVLFKIKNNIKNMTIVGGYYAFKVADLLKENNISVLLRRVHDLPVLEDEDVNLPYKNAKLLVEKGILVGLENSGDMERMQARNLPFYAGTCAAWGLSKEEALKLITLNTAKILGIDANYGSLESGKSATLFISNGDALDMRTNTITKAFIDGREISLESHQTELYERYKGKYENEKSNK; via the coding sequence ATGAAAAAATATATTCTTTTATTATTAATGAGTTGCTTGGCTTTTGCCCAACAAACTCCTGCTTCAAAGCAAACTAAAAGCATTCTTATTATGGGCGGAAAAGCACATTTAGGGAATGGTGAAGTAATTGAAAACAGTTTAATTTCTATAATTGATGGAAAAATTGGAGCAATTGGCGATGCCAGAGTGATGAAACCAATGAAGCATGATGTAATTATAGATGCTTCAGGAAAACATATCTATCCGGGCTTTATTGCACCAAATGCAACTTTAGGTTTAGTTGAAATTGATGCTGTAAGAGCATCCGACGATGAAAGTGAAATGGGTGAATTTAATCCTCATATTAGAAGCTTAATTGCCTATAACACTGAATCAATTTTAGTTGAAACAATGCGTCCAAATGGGGTTTTATTAGCTCAAATCACTCCAAGAGGCGGAAGGATTTCAGGAACTTCTTCTGTAGTTCAATTAGACGCTTGGAATTGGGAAGATGCTGTTATTAAAAAAGATGGCGGTATTCATTTATATTGGCCAAGAAGTTATTCAAGATCAGGTTGGTGGGCAGAACCAGGAAATATTGAGCCTAACAAAAAGTACGATGACCAACTTAAAGAAGTACAAGAGTTTTACGATAACGCATCTGCTTATTTAAAGTCAAGTAATTCTAAAAGAGATATTCCTTATGAAGCAATGAAAGGTATTATTTCAGGAGAAAAAACACTTTTCGTTCATGCAAACGGAGAAAAAGAAATTATTGATGCTGTTTTGTTTAAAATAAAGAATAACATTAAAAACATGACCATCGTTGGTGGTTATTATGCTTTTAAAGTAGCCGATTTATTAAAAGAAAATAATATTTCTGTGCTATTAAGACGTGTACACGACTTACCTGTTTTAGAAGACGAAGATGTTAACTTACCTTATAAAAATGCTAAACTTTTAGTTGAAAAAGGTATTTTAGTTGGTTTAGAAAACTCTGGTGATATGGAGCGCATGCAAGCTCGTAACCTTCCTTTTTATGCTGGTACTTGTGCTGCTTGGGGATTATCTAAAGAAGAAGCGTTGAAATTAATTACTTTAAATACGGCTAAAATACTAGGAATCGATGCAAATTATGGTTCATTAGAAAGTGGTAAAAGTGCAACACTATTTATTTCAAATGGCGATGCTTTAGACATGCGAACAAATACAATAACAAAAGCTTTTATAGACGGTAGAGAAATAAGTTTAGAAAGCCATCAAACTGAACTTTACGAACGATACAAAGGAAAATACGAAAACGAAAAATCAAATAAATAA
- a CDS encoding TrmH family RNA methyltransferase — MKQITSAQNPFIKSLVQLQEKAKIRKQTGTFLIEGKREIELALKGNYELETVLFLPEIISEKELNNIVASSAVDKIEISKDVYQKLAYRDSTEGIIAVAKSKSLQLSDLELKENPLILVLESIEKPGNIGAMLRTADAAKIDAVIIANPKSDIYNPNNIRSSVGCVFTNQIAVCTTDEAIAFLKEKNISIYSATLQNSNEYHKESYTSATALVVGTEATGVSQTFRDNSTQNIIIPMQGEIDSMNVSVAAAILLFEAKRQRGF; from the coding sequence ATGAAACAAATTACTTCTGCTCAAAATCCTTTTATTAAATCGCTTGTACAACTTCAAGAAAAAGCTAAAATTCGTAAACAAACGGGGACTTTTCTAATTGAAGGAAAACGAGAAATTGAATTGGCTTTAAAGGGAAATTATGAATTAGAAACTGTTTTATTTTTACCCGAAATCATTTCTGAAAAAGAATTAAACAATATTGTCGCTTCGAGCGCAGTCGATAAAATTGAAATCTCAAAAGACGTTTACCAAAAATTAGCTTATAGAGATTCAACCGAAGGAATAATTGCAGTTGCAAAGAGTAAATCTTTACAATTATCTGATTTAGAATTAAAAGAGAATCCCTTAATTTTAGTTTTAGAAAGCATTGAAAAACCAGGAAACATTGGTGCAATGCTTCGTACAGCTGATGCTGCAAAAATCGATGCAGTTATTATTGCCAATCCAAAAAGTGATATTTACAATCCAAATAATATCCGCTCTAGCGTAGGCTGTGTATTTACCAATCAAATTGCAGTTTGCACCACAGATGAAGCAATTGCGTTTTTAAAAGAAAAAAACATTTCTATTTACAGTGCAACTCTTCAAAATTCCAACGAATACCATAAAGAATCTTATACTTCCGCAACAGCATTAGTTGTTGGAACAGAAGCAACTGGTGTTTCGCAAACTTTTAGAGATAACAGCACACAAAATATCATCATTCCAATGCAAGGTGAAATCGATTCTATGAATGTTTCCGTTGCTGCAGCAATCTTATTATTCGAAGCAAAAAGACAAAGAGGATTTTAA